The Pyrus communis chromosome 9, drPyrComm1.1, whole genome shotgun sequence genome has a segment encoding these proteins:
- the LOC137746141 gene encoding probable membrane-associated kinase regulator 4, translated as MARSQASGDQSADEDYIDIEVSSSSNFLCYSISSPPQTREFEFQMSTLSQDKETTTSPADELFYKGKLLPLHLPPRLQMVQKILQTSNNKTQEAIGESFTKRESSNTPLDQSCNISSSESCRVSSELNSDEYISEWTADMCVNFIGGHNDHPKKSWSTKLKQIKQSSLGQKLKASRAYVKSLFTKPTCADDYNSCAKPASNAEAEAENGSKVTDVCSNKYMKVAKKTPFGRIDNGRFQISSTTLMKSIEKEMAEENANTHRKSFSGAIQHTPALQSLCSPTSSSVSSSSSSSFSFSSSGFSDLQLLKRSTSANSELESSIEGAIAHCKQSQQLFSSRMQFVGVKRSHQASSNNAVRETHMNNLIALYD; from the coding sequence ATGGCCAGAAGCCAAGCTTCAGGTGATCAAAGTGCGGATGAAGACTACATAGACATAGAAGTGAGCTCTTCCTCCAACTTCTTGTGCTATTCCATCAGCTCTCCACCACAAACCAGAGAGTTTGAGTTCCAAATGTCCACACTTTCTCAAGACAAAGAAACCACAACATCCCCAGCTGATGAACTCTTCTACAAAGGTAAGCTCCTCCCTCTCCACCTCCCACCTCGCCTGCAAATGGTCCAAAAGATCCTCCAAACCTCCAACAACAAAACCCAGGAAGCCATTGGTGAAAGCTTCACCAAAAGGGAAAGCTCCAACACCCCCTTGGATCAATCCTGCAATATCTCCTCCTCAGAGTCCTGCAGGGTCAGCAGTGAGCTCAACTCAGATGAGTACATCTCCGAATGGACGGCTGACATGTGTGTGAATTTCATTGGTGGTCACAATGATCATCCAAAGAAATCTTGGTCCACAAAGCTGAAGCAGATCAAGCAGTCCTCATTGGGTCAAAAACTCAAGGCTTCAAGGGCCTATGTGAAGTCCCTGTTCACAAAACCCACCTGTGCAGACGACTACAACTCATGTGCCAAACCAGCGAGCAatgcagaagcagaagcagaaaaTGGCTCAAAAGTCACAGACGTTTGCTCCAACAAGTACATGAAAGTGGCCAAGAAAACCCCATTTGGAAGAATCGACAATGGCAGGTTCCAAATATCATCCACCACTCTGATGAAAAGCATTGAGAAAGAAATGGCTGAGGAAAACGCAAACACCCACAGAAAATCTTTCTCTGGGGCAATCCAACATACACCTGCTCTGCAATCTCTGTGTTCCCCCACATCTTCCTCCGTTTCTTCGTCTTCCtcgtcttctttctccttcagcTCAAGTGGGTTCTCAGATTTGCAGCTGCTGAAGCGAAGTACGAGTGCAAATTCAGAACTTGAGAGCTCGATAGAAGGAGCAATTGCTCACTGCAAACAGTCCCAGCAGCTGTTCAGTTCAAGAATGCAGTTTGTTGGGGTCAAGAGATCTCACCAGGCCTCATCCAATAACGCCGTGAGAGAAACACAcatgaataatttgattgcgttgTATGATTGA